Proteins encoded together in one Acanthochromis polyacanthus isolate Apoly-LR-REF ecotype Palm Island chromosome 12, KAUST_Apoly_ChrSc, whole genome shotgun sequence window:
- the LOC127536531 gene encoding fibrinogen silencer-binding protein, with protein sequence MASSSVFLSSMVGKARSSNFTLSEKLDLLKLVRPHIRILEEHTNKHAVIVDKNKCWDTVAEQYNALGGDRPHRTAQGLRTLYKRLKESAKQEVMQRRHAQPEYRASISEPTRRIMEMIPHLFHHVPIHEKDQALRRLIYSKHNSPIEHPGSSSSLAGLQDYSAAVPSIPHEVVQLDPEEDVKPPPDLPILPSHTGPGLDGGPEREGEQDLGSVHDYEASLSPSPSSVNIPLSTSPLPLRHDLYPNDIYPHHEPDRFRPLQLAKEEHELVLANHRKVALYLEEKREGLKRKQDLEEELLRAKIKVEKLKAARLRHGLPIPL encoded by the exons ATGGCGTCcagctcagtgtttctgtccAGTATGGTGGGCAAAGCTCGCTCCTCCAACTTCACGCTGTCTGAGAAGCTGGACCTGTTGAAGCTGGTCCGTCCTCACATCCGCATCCTGGAGGAGCACACCAACAAGCACGCCGTCATCGTGGACAAGAACAAGTGCTGGGACACCGTGGCAGAGCAGTACAACGCCCTGGGAGGGGACCGGCCCCACCGCACCGCCCAGGGCCTCCGGACCCTCTACAAGAGGCTGAAGGAGTCGGCCAAGCAGGAAGTGATGCAGCGGAGACACGCCCAGCCGGAGTACAGGGCCAGCATCTCTGAGCCAACCAGGAGAATCATGGAGATGATCCCTCACCTGTTCCACCACGTGCCCATTCACGAGAAGGACCAGGCGCTGCGCAG ATTAATATACAGCAAGCACAACTCTCCCATCGAGCATCCTGGCAGCAGCTCCTCTCTGGCCGGCCTCCAGGATTACTCAGCAGCTGTCCCAAGTATCCCCCATGAGGTGGTCCAGCTGGACCCTGAAGAGGATGTAAAACCTCCGCCAGACCTCCCCATCCTCCCCTCGCACACAGGCCCGGGGCTGGACGGCGGCCCAGAGCGAGAGGGGGAGCAGGACTTGGGCAGCGTCCACGATTACGAGGCCTCGCTGTCTCCGTCTCCCTCCTCCGTCAACATCCCCCTGTCCACGTCGCCGCTGCCCTTACGCCACGACCTCTACCCCAACGACATCTACCCTCACCACGAGCCCGACAGGTTCCGCCCGCTGCAGCTGGCCAAGGAGGAGCACGAGCTGGTGCTGGCCAATCACAGGAAGGTGGCGCTGTACCtggaggagaagagggagggtcTGAAGAGGAAGCAGGATCTGGAGGAAGAACTCCTGAGAGCCAAGATTAAAGTGGAGAAACTGAAGGCTGCCCGGCTGAGGCACGGGCTGCCAATTCCTCTATAA
- the rad54b gene encoding DNA repair and recombination protein RAD54B, giving the protein MRRSGAPSQLLGNALKKPRFVPPGASTTSPLAESKPLTPKLGLSNALDKVQRSLAAPAVSTTPSPVQPKAAQTAPAMSRALDRVLGATESKENETKYENPGSGDFAEDNKATGVIPRSPQTPRPPHSSCNQEGVRYLSVVWCKASKKKHKRWEGDAVLVTRGRTVTLKDMEGKDIGKGSGYKVSQLASLSEGETLMIGGKEVEVMGIISAEDFAKGRCFQEVQTERVESSTISAPPPARRFASKPFCPPTMVGRAEHLGAKPEEEQTCRPRHDPLAPGALVMPRPSSNHQWSNNKSGLPVVDVVVDPHLTAQLRPHQRDGLLFLYECVMGMRAVGRCGAILADEMGLGKTLQSVALSWTLLKQGPYGGRPVAKRVLVVTPGSLVQNWKAEFNKWLGRERISVFTVDQDHRIEQFVVSPLHSVLVISYEMLLRCLEQVQTVEFGLIICDEGHRLKNSSIKTSSALSSLSCTRRVILTGTPVQNDLQEFYAIIEFVNPGILGSSTGYRKVYEEPILRSRQPSCSEEDRALGEERAAELSRLTSMFILRRTQEIINRYLPPRLDWTLFCEPSPLQRELYHQLLSHRVFRACLQESVQTHTHLACITALKKLCNHPGLLHGTVKERTDRGSVESSLYEGLVDLFPESYSSGGFDAADSGKLLVLSDLLAAIRQLSPSDRVVVVSNYTQTLDLLQNLCVHSGYTFCRLDGQTPTNQRQRLVDGFNSPYSQNFLFLLSSKAGGVGLNLIGASHLVLYDIDWNPANDIQAMARVWRDGQKKTVHIYRLLTAGTIEERIFQRQVSKQGLSGTVVDLGKGSEHTSFSTSELRDLFSLTDTPSLTHDLLNCDCSMDGSINAVVEEEEEPAPDRPCQLGRHHGDRGRASQKHLSMSELMQWRHFSGDTHTFSDAYLDHARHHITFAFQTTISHAAQ; this is encoded by the exons ATGCGGCGCTCAGGTGCTCCCAGCCAACTTTTGGGTAATGCACTTAAAAAGCCAAGATTTGTGCCTCCTGGAGCATCGACGACTTCTCCTCTGGCTGAATCCAAACCTCTCACCCCTAAACTGGGTTTAAGCAATGCACTGGATAAG GTTCAGAGAAGTCTAGCAGCACCAGCTGTGAGTACGACACCAAGTCCAGTTCAGCCCAAAGCTGCCCAAACTGCTCCAGCCATGTCCAGGGCTCTGGATCGTGTTCTCGGTGCAACAGAGAgcaaagaaaatgagacaaaatatgaaaatcctGGCTCGGGAGATTTTGCAGAAGACAACAAAGCAACAG GAGTGATTCCCAGGTCTCCTCAAACCCCTCGGCCTCCACACTCCAGCTGCAATCAGGAAGGAGTGAGATACTTGAGTGTGGTTTGGTGTAAAGCCAgtaagaagaaacacaaacgcTGGGAAGGCGATGCCGTTCTCGTTACAAGAGGACGCACAGTCACGCTTAAAGACATGGAGGGGAAGGATATTGGAAAGG GTAGCGGCTACAAGGTGTCACAGCTGGCTTCACTGTCTGAAGGAGAGACTCTGATGATCGGTGggaaggaggtggaggtgatGGGGATTATTTCAGCAGAGGACTTCGCTAAAGGACGTTGCTTCCAGGAGGTTCAAACTGAGCGGGTGGAGTCGAGCACGATCTCTGCGCCGCCTCCGGCTCGTCGCTTTGCATCCAAACCCTTCTGTCCCCCTACGATGGTCGGCAGGGCCGAACATCTAGGGGCAAAACCGGAGGAGGAACAAACCTGCAGACCTCGACACGACCCACTAGCTCCAG GTGCACTGGTGATGCCTCGCCCCTCGTCCAACCACCAGTGGTCTAATAACAAGTCGGGGCTTCCTGTGGTCGATGTCGTCGTGGATCCACACCTGACCGCTCAGCTGCGACCTCATCAGAGAGACGGTCTGCTCTTCCTCTACGAGTGTGTCATGGGCATGAG AGCTGTGGGTCGGTGCGGCGCCATCCTGGCTGATGAAATGGGTTTGGGGAAGACGCTGCAGAGCGTTGCGTTGTCCTGGACGCTGCTGAAGCAGGGACCTTACGGTGGGAGGCCGGTGGCGAAGCGTGTCCTCGTGGTGACGCCCGGCAGCCTCGTCCAGAACTGGAAAGCAGAGTTTAACAAGTGGCTGGGCAGGGAGAGGATCAGCGTTTTCACTGTGGATCAG GACCACAGGATCGAGCAGTTCGTCGTGTCTCCTCTACACAGCGTTCTCGTCATCAGCTATGAAATGCTGCTGCGCTGCCTCGAGCAG gTGCAGACAGTGGAGTTTGGTCTTATAATTTGCGATGAAGGTCACAGGTTGAAGAACAGCAGCATTAAAACGTCGTCAGCGCTCAGCAGCCTCAGCTGTACCCGCAGAGTCATACTCACAG GCACGCCGGTGCAGAACGACCTGCAGGAATTCTACGCAATTATAGAGTTTGTTAATCCGGGGATTCTTGGGTCGTCCACCGGTTATAGGAAAGTGTACGAGGAACCGATTCTGCGCTCCCGACAGCCATCCTGCTCAGAG GAGGACAGAGCTCTGGGTGAAGAGCGAGCAGCCGAACTCTCCCGTCTGACCAGCATGTTCATCCTGAGGCGGACGCAGGAGATCATCAACCGCTACCTGCCTCCTCGTCTCGACTGGACGCTGTTCTGCGAGCCGTCGCCTCTGCAGCGAGAGCTTTACCATCAGCTGCTGAGCCACCGAGTGTTCAGGGCCTGTCTGCAGGAATCCGTTCAGACGCACACTCACCTGGCCTGCATCACTGCACTGAAGAAGCTCTGCAACCACCCCGGTCTGCTGCACGGCACTGTCAAG GAGAGAACTGATCGTGGATCTGTGGAGAGTTCCTTGTACGAAGGCCTGGTAGATCTGTTCCCAGAATCCTATTCTTCAGGAGGATTCGACGCTGCTGACTCTGGAAAACTGCTGGTTCTGTCGGATCTGCTGGCCGCCATCAGACAGCTCAGCccttcagacag GGTGGTCGTGGTGTCGAACTACACTCAGACACTCGACTTGCTCCAGAACCTGTGCGTCCACTCAGGATACACCTTCTGTCGACTGGACGGACAGACACCCACCAACCAGAGGCAGCGACTGGTCGACGGTTTTAACAGTCCTTATTCTCAGAACTTCCTCTTTCTGCTGAGCTCTAAAGCAGGCGGCGTCGGACTTAATCTGATCGGTGCTTCCCACCTGGTGCTGTACGACATCGACTGGAACCCGGCCAACGACATTCAG GCCATGGCCCGAGTGTGGAGAGATGGTCAGAAGAAGACGGTGCACATCTACCGACTTCTCACTGCAG GCACCATTGAGGAGAGAATATTTCAGAGACAGGTGTCCAAACAGGGGCTTTCTGGGACTGTGGTGGACCTGGGGAAAGGGTCGGAGCACACGAGTTTCTCCACCAGCGAGCTGCGAGATCTTTTCAGCCTGACGGACACGCCGTCGCTGACCCACGACCTGCTGAACTGTGACTGCAGCATGGACGGTTCAATCAATG CCGTCgtcgaggaggaggaggagccggCTCCCGATAGGCCCTGCCAGCTCGGTCGTCACCACGGCGACCGGGGCAGAGCGTCACAGAAGCACCTCAGCATGTCGGAGCTCATGCAGTGGCGGCATTTCTCCGGTGACACACACACCTTCTCGGACGCGTACCTCGATCACGCTCGACACCACATCACCTTCGCCTTCCAGACCACCATCTCTCACGCAGCCCAGTAA